A genomic window from Lycium barbarum isolate Lr01 chromosome 4, ASM1917538v2, whole genome shotgun sequence includes:
- the LOC132638532 gene encoding extensin encodes MKIPAYHHSMLYVLSLLLCLASFFIINSDARKLSGGAVSTLQHIIESSEINDLKHFDVYLPSEDSSDSVPYGLSSPFNLPPYDSLPPVPNTPPSPFCVNPPPGPIENPPQSPIENPPQSPSSTIIPTPPQYYLPPIIIPNNPPQNIEPSPPTTIPSPTEPIFSPPYSYEPSPPSYVPISPPISNTGPSPPSGLFLPPVVYPPPTMPPPPHLAPATALWCVAKPSVPDPIIQEAMDYACASGADCDQIEPNGSCYQPDTLFAHASYAFNSYWQRTKVAGGTCDFGGTAILVTVDPSFDGCQFIYY; translated from the exons ATGAAAATACCAGCTTATCATCATTCAATGCTATACGTTTTAAGCCTTCTTCTGTGTCTTGCATCTTTCTTCATCATAAATTCTG ATGCTAGAAAATTAAGTGGTGGAGCGGTTAGCACACTGCAACATATTATTGAATCATCTGAAATCAATGACCTGAAACACTTCGACGTATATTTACCTTCAGAAGATTCATCCGATTCAGTACCCTATGGTCTCAGTTCTCCCTTCAATTTGCCACCTTATGATTCACTTCCTCCAGTTCCAAATACCCCTCCTAGTCCTTTTTGTGTTAATCCACCTCCAGGCCCAATTGAAAACCCACCTCAAAGCCCAATTGAAAACCCACCTCAAAGCCCATCATCCACTATCATCCCCACCCCACCCCAATATTATCTTCCTCCCATAATCATTCCCAATAACCCACCTCAAAATATTGAACCTAGTCCACCCACAACTATCCCTAGCCCAACAGAGCCCATTTTTAGCCCGCCATATTCTTACGAGCCGAGCCCACCAAGTTATGTCCCAATTAGCCCACCAATAAGCAACACCGGCCCAAGCCCACCATCTGGGCTTTTTCTACCGCCGGTGGTGTATCCACCACCGACAATGCCTCCACCGCCACACCTAGCGCCTGCCACGGCGCTATGGTGTGTGGCAAAGCCGTCCGTGCCGGACCCGATTATTCAAGAAGCTATGGACTATGCATGTGCATCTGGAGCAGATTGTGATCAGATTGAGCCCAATGGATCATGCTATCAGCCTGATACTTTATTTGCACACGCCTCTTATGCCTTCAATAGCTATTGGCAGAGAACTAAAGTGGCAGGTGGCACTTGTGACTTTGGAGGGACAGCTATACTTGTCACTGTCGACCCTA GTTTTGATGGATGCCAATTCATCTATTACTGA